A region of the Yarrowia lipolytica chromosome 1C, complete sequence genome:
GCGAAGGGATTAACGGACGTGTAGGGGTAGTCTTCACGGTGAAGTAAGCTGCTGTTTCGTAGTAAGACAGGGTCGCAGATACTGGAACCTTGTAGACGAGACTGGAAACTGTCGAGTGGATTTCTCGTGCACATGATTCACGTCCAGGACCCTCAGTGTGCAGTGTGGACCAGTTGTTCAGCAGCTTGGTGAGACACTCGACCAGTTCAGTGGGATGGTTAGTTAGTTTTTCCAGAATGGCCTGTCTGAAGGTGATGGGGTTGAGTAGAGGCAGTTGGGCAAGAAGTGTCCAGGTGGTTGGTGGGAGAGTGTCGCTATTCTTTATATGTTTGACTAGACAGCTCACCACAGCCAGTGGCATGGTCTTTGTGTATTGCATGTATTCCAGCACTTTCTTTTCGTCCATGTTTTGCGTGAGCCATCGGTTGAGACGCTGGTCATCTAGCTGGGTGGCTTTAAGGTGAAACACTCGTGCCAGAGTCGAGTTTCCAACCACATTAGGAAGTTGCTTCGGTATGGGTTTATCGATTGCAGCAACTATTTCTCGCAACTGGGCCGTGCTCTGATACAAGATGggtttgtttgtgtttccAAACACGTGAAtgaccttctccagcagcttttcGTCAGGTGAGACTGTGCTGTGTTTGCTTTCGCTCCATTTCATGTCATTTGGAGCCTGTAGGAACGGCTTGAACTGCGAGTACAAGGTCAGTAATGCATCCACGTAGCCAGACGTGCGAGGATCTcggttcttgttcttgatcTGGAGCAGGGTATCGTATCTCCATGGTTGTACGGACTCGGAGGTGGTGCTGATAAACAGCAAGGAACAGAGGTAGGGGCGCAAAGACTCGTAGTTGAGGTAGTTGAATAGCACCGTGTACAGCGAGTTGATGATCTGGCTGTCTTCCAGGAACGGGTGCACGGTGCAGAGCCATTTCATGAGTGCTATTTGGGTCTTGAGACTCGGTTTCGAAGGTGACAATCCGAGATTGGAAGAGATGCGAATGACCGTGCGGGAGAGAACCGGTTTGTTGGGGATCAAGAGGCTGGGAAGCTGGTTGGTGAGAAACCCGGGGCAGGAAGGAGATaccagcttcttgaccacCGAGTCGATCTGTTCGGGTGACAGCCCATTGTTGCTGATTTCAAGGGTGAGGGTGGGGATAATCGCGTTGCAAATTTCCCTGTCGGTTGAATCAAGCAGATCCGACAGGCTCATGGTGTTCCTGGCCGATAGACACGCGTTTGACGCGTTATTGTAAgtgttgttgtggtggaAAATAGCTGCATGTGCTCGCAGATAAGAGGTGATGAGGAAGTTTATTGGGTCTTTGTTtaaaatataaaaagaCGTAAATACAGAGAAAATTTATACAAAATTAGTATCAAACTGATGACTAAAAGGAAGATAATACAATGGTGTTAACGGTAATTCTTTGGCTCTTATCATACCTATGTTCAAAGCGTTATTAACGGCATAAGGTTGctgtcgttttttttttgttttgttttttgttttgtttttttgttgttttttgtttttttttgttgtttttttgttgttttttgttttttcgaTGAAAAATGATCCGAAAGCTTTCACACTTGAAATGGGGCAGAAATGGAGTGCTTTTAAGACTTTTTCGAACATTTATCGTTAATTTAACAATAGTTATGCGGTATTTGGGTCTCTTTGAACCGATTATATAAGCTGGATCTTAGGCAGACGGCGGACAAGAGAAAGTCTGTACGTTctattgaagatcataagtattattgatgtGATATAGTTAATTAACAACTTACAACCCACTTCTAGGGACACGACGCTCCGATAGTAgcacacacccttctggtgtgtgcttgctcattcaccagaaaagagattctagatcagTGGATACtatctacaggatggaaatctcgtctacgaccCAGCTGATTCCTCTCATTACTATGTGGTTACATTTGAGGAATTAGCCAGGTATTACCCTACCGGGTATTACCTTCAACACGTTCCAGCTATAAGCACGAGTgccggtacgagtacaagtacaagtagagatTTTGGTGACGTGTAGAATTGATGACTTGTTCTTTTTGTGCATTCATTTTATGTTAACAAGCTGTTTGGCGAATCCAGCTAAAATAAATCAACAAACAGTGCTGTTGTTTAGGCCGGCGTTTCGCCAACAATACCAGTTGGAGATCCAACTAAGTTCAACTAAAAAGTGTGGATACTCAGGCTAACTAAAAAGTGTTGATACTCCCCAGGAAACGCCCGGAAGCAAGGCCAAGGTGAATAAAATGCCAATTCCTCGCTAAACCCTTGTCTGGGTAAATCTACTTTCGCCCCGTCTACCCTGCTTCTGGTGCTGTCTTGTTCTCATCATGTCTTACGTCAGATAATGCCCCACAAACCACTGTCAGACACCCGGAGACACAGGTGACATGGGAGGGGTTTTAAGCGGCGACTGTGACGTCAGGttcaggtggaggagcggTGTTTGTGATGCTTGTCACATCTCCAGCGTCCTCCAGCGGTGATTAATTACGTCACTTTGCGTGCCTTAATTCCGGTTAATTCCGAGGCCGAGAAAAACAACATCCTGTCCACGAGCGCAATTTTCGGGGAGACTGCGGACTTGGCCCGCTATAGGTACAAATACCCTCTTGGGGTCGCTCAAGCCGCCCTCAATCCGTCGATTCTCGTTCTCTGTCTGCCAATGGAGCGGGATACTTGTCGCTGTAGGACAAACAAGTGCAGTATGTAGCTCATTTCAACTCTCGATAATTCGCCAgagcttgagcttgaggttgaggttcGCATTAGATGCTTAACGTCATTTGACATTGCCGCCAGGGAAGCGCTGTGGACCGAAATGGCCCCGGCACCTGGGTCTCCACCCTGGTGCATGCGACAGACATGTTTCAAACATGTGCCAAAACCGCACCAGAGTGTCAGACTCGCTCTCCAACGTCCCAGGGTATATCTCTCGGTTGCTGCGACGCACAGCCCGCGTCAGATGTCGATCCCCGCATGGTTTCTGGGGAAGAGTGCAAGGTTGCAAATGCACATGTCACATGTTGATGGAGAGCCAACGATagacgagtacgagtacacgAAACCCGAACATCCACGTGGAGTTAGCGGAAGCACTACTGTAGAATGGATCCGGTGGGATTGCAGTAGTGCAAGGGTAAACGTTTCCTACTTGCCTGTTTCGGTAGCGGCGGCGGTCGGTGTCAGTACCTGATGGTatgcagtacatacacgCGCACCGGAGCACCCGCCAGAAGCAGACGCACTTATTCCAATGGGGGAAAAAGTCGCTATGTACGAGCACAAGTACCATGGACAATGAACACCCACCTCCTATCCTGTTGTATTCTCAGAACTGGAGTGCGAGGAATCTGTGCAAAACGCTGACCATCCCTAGTTCACCCCTGTCACTAACCTGCTACCGGTATTTTACTACTACACATTTTGTATGCACAGTTGACACCAAGGTGGACATCTGCCACAAGTCCACCAATGTGGACCCCAGTCTTAGTAATACCTGCCGATCACCGTAGATCTAGGCGGTCACAGGTGTTGCTTCCATCTTGGCGGTCTGGATTGTGCCCTAGCCGACACAGCACCACCTTCCAAACTGCACCGGGCCAAACCAGCATCAACCCAGCAACTAATTAGTGGCTCtataactacaagtagcagaGCGACTAAAGCCCCTGACTCAACAAAGTTGTTTGGATAAGGCTGGTGCAGTAGCGGTGCTAAAATGGCCGATGCGAAAACAACAATAGTCCAAGACACCCTAAAGAGcggccacaaacagctgccGGCGGCTTGGcgacaaacacaaacaagcCAGACCAAGACAGCGGTCTCACCAGAAAAAATGTGTCCGTGTCGGTCATCTATTTTAGCTCCCAATGCCACGTACATTTTTTTGGAATTGAGTTTCGCTTGTTTGTCTGGGGTTTGGGGGGAGAGGAGTCTGTAGATTTCGCCACAGAAGATATATCAAGATGAATATAACGGGAATCGAACAAGCTACCCGACAATGATCCATTTATATCATTAAATGATGGTCTCGTCATACAAATTCCGCCCGTTTTGGGCGTCACAATTTCAACAACCCCACCTTCAGGCTACCCCACTCTAACCTTGCTTGTGCATAAGCGGTACCTAACCTCTGCAAAGTCAAACTTGGGTGggacagtacaagtagcaactGAGAGTATTACAAGCAGCCAATAAAAGCGTTGGCAGTGTGTGCGAAATCGactactgtatcgtacttgccCTTGTACTTGGTCGTACTTGGTCGTACTTGGTCGTGCTCATGTCCTTTcatgtatatataatcAATAAATCTACTTGTGGATCAACCACTAAACCCTCATCTAAGCGTAAGTAATTTCTCCGAGACGGTCGAGAATGGAAGGAGCTCGGAGATAAGGATCAATCTGCCAGTACTGAGAtcgcagcttcttggtgaGCTCAGATCGCTCCTGCAGAAGAGGACCCTCGGTCTGCTTGGTGGACTTGATCCAGTCAATggtgttcttctccaggcCCGAGTAGATCTGGATTCGGTCCTGCAGCATCTTGTTTCGAGTGGCCTCGTCCTGAAGTCGGTCGCCCTcgccctccttgggctcaatgtactcgtagacaAACGGATCGTCTCCACcgagctccttggggaTGTATTTCTTGGGGATGTACTTCTCGAGGTCCGAGGTGTTCTTGGTGAAGTGGATCTTGGAAGCCACCACGGGGTCCAGCCAGTTTTTGATGATGTTCCAGATTCCAGAGAAGATCCAAGGAGCCTTGTGGATGAGCAGAACTCCCAGACACTCGGGGTAGTGGGCCTCGAAGCACTTGATGATGAACTTGACGGCGGCGTAGTCCATGTTGGAGAGAGCAAAGCCGGAAAGATCGAAGAGCACGGCGGCGGTGTCAACAGGGTCGTTGAGGGTCAGTCGAGCGGTCTCGATGATGTGGACGGTGAAGTTCTCAATGCacttctccttctgggccttggGGTTGTGGAATCGAGGTCGCACGTAGACAATGGGTCGGCCCTCGAGGTCTCGGCCGTGGATGTAGGCCTTCTTAGATCGCAATTGAAGCAGGAACTCCTCGTCGTTCTCCTTTAGGGCTCCCAGCTCGCCCTTAAactcaatctcctcaacGTCGCCCTCCTGGAGACGCCACTTGAAGGTGGCGGCCATCATGGACAGGGCCTTGGGCACGTCCCACTTTCGGGCTCGCAGGAatcgcagcagcaggttgtCGGGGTTGTCGCATCGCACCATGTTCCAGAAAGCCAGtcgcagctgctcaatggAGATTGTGCCCAGCACGTCCTTGAACGAGGCCTGGTTAGACAGATCCTCCTCCGGCTCGGGGGCTGCCTTCTTTCGGCCAAACaggcctcctccagacttCTTGGGGGCCGGAGCCTCAGAGGCGGCCGCGCCTCCGGTGTGCACAGAAGCAGACAGCTGCTTGGCGGTGGTCTCGTCCAGAACTCCCATGGCGCCCAGAAGATGGGCCCacatgtccttgagcttgagggTCTGTTCGGGGGTCAGGTTGCCGTATCGTCCTGCTTGTGTGGCTACTGtcattgttgctgttgttgtaaGATAAAGGTGGTTGAATGTGTCTAGAACCCACGAGCTCCCAGCTCCTATATATACCCACCGAGTCGCTGTACCCGTGCCCCTCCCACAGAGTCTATGTCTCCCAGGGTTTGTACGCTAAACTGGCTTTTTTCTGGCCACAGGAGTGACAAAAGGgccccaaaaaaaaaaaaaaaaaa
Encoded here:
- a CDS encoding uncharacterized protein (Compare to YALI0C17501g, weakly similar to uniprot|Q9C2D8 Neurospora crassa Conserved hypothetical protein, similar to Saccharomyces cerevisiae CTF3 (YLR381W); ancestral locus Anc_4.235), which encodes MSLSDLLDSTDREICNAIIPTLTLEISNNGLSPEQIDSVVKKLVSPSCPGFLTNQLPSLLIPNKPVLSRTVIRISSNLGLSPSKPSLKTQIALMKWLCTVHPFLEDSQIINSLYTVLFNYLNYESLRPYLCSLLFISTTSESVQPWRYDTLLQIKNKNRDPRTSGYVDALLTLYSQFKPFLQAPNDMKWSESKHSTVSPDEKLLEKVIHVFGNTNKPILYQSTAQLREIVAAIDKPIPKQLPNVVGNSTLARVFHLKATQLDDQRLNRWLTQNMDEKKVLEYMQYTKTMPLAVVSCLVKHIKNSDTLPPTTWTLLAQLPLLNPITFRQAILEKLTNHPTELVECLTKLLNNWSTLHTEGPGRESCAREIHSTVSSLVYKVPVSATLSYYETAAYFTVKTTPTRPLIPSLSVTQYYTAQADPSVLSRLARVLFLLRDVSLSSESYKTAVTELSCALWSHRHLQLDSQFLESLSSLLRFPATIDTVFGLTMSSAMSHIAAVYLWSLEEEADIERRHEGPVTAQSLVDNEYRGGLKLTNQQYKQGLLDFAANKYGLKGLRDFFYVTMKSLKRVGEEQKAYKRQKL
- a CDS encoding uncharacterized protein (Compare to YALI0C17545g, weakly similar to uniprot|Q06705 Saccharomyces cerevisiae YLR380w CSR1 weak similarity to SEC14 protein, similar to Saccharomyces cerevisiae CSR1 (YLR380W); ancestral locus Anc_4.234) gives rise to the protein MTVATQAGRYGNLTPEQTLKLKDMWAHLLGAMGVLDETTAKQLSASVHTGGAAASEAPAPKKSGGGLFGRKKAAPEPEEDLSNQASFKDVLGTISIEQLRLAFWNMVRCDNPDNLLLRFLRARKWDVPKALSMMAATFKWRLQEGDVEEIEFKGELGALKENDEEFLLQLRSKKAYIHGRDLEGRPIVYVRPRFHNPKAQKEKCIENFTVHIIETARLTLNDPVDTAAVLFDLSGFALSNMDYAAVKFIIKCFEAHYPECLGVLLIHKAPWIFSGIWNIIKNWLDPVVASKIHFTKNTSDLEKYIPKKYIPKELGGDDPFVYEYIEPKEGEGDRLQDEATRNKMLQDRIQIYSGLEKNTIDWIKSTKQTEGPLLQERSELTKKLRSQYWQIDPYLRAPSILDRLGEITYA